The DNA region TAAAATATTGAACATGGTACGGGCTCCTAATTGTTTACGGACAGGCGCCACATGTTTCATGGCTGAATGGTAAGTTTGGGCGATCATAAAGCAGAAGTCTGTTTCCTCTAAGATTTGTGCACTTTGGTCCGCCGTTAGGAAAATATTTGCGCCCAAGGCTTCCAATACATCCGCTGACCCACATTTACTCGATACTGACCGGTTACCATGTTTGGCTACCGCAACACCAGCAGCCGCAACGACAAAGGAAGAAATGGTTGAAATGTTGAAGGAGTTTAGCTCATCCCCACCCGTCCCAACAATATCAAGGACGTCCTTTTTTGCGGATAATTTAAGGCCCTTATCACGCATGACTTCAGCTGAAGCAGTAATTTCGTCAATTGTTTCACCCTTCATCCGCAAAGCCGCAAGGTAAGCACCCATTTGACTGTCAGTAGCTTCCCCTTCCATCATCTGGCTCATAACTTGGCCTGCCGTTTCTTTAGATAAATCATTGCCCAAAAATAATTCGTTAATCGCCTTGTTAATCATGTGTATTTCCTCCTACTTTAAGAAAATTCTGAATCATCGTTTCTCCTGAAGGTGTCAGTATCGACTCGGGATGGAACTGGACACCAAACATTGGGTATTCACGGTGGCGAACGGCCATTACCTCACCCTTGTCCGATTCGGCAATCACCAGCAATTCATCTGGTAACGTTTGTCGATCCGCAATCAGTGAATGGTAGCGAGCTACTGGCACAACTGGTGGTAACCCTCTAAAAATCTCACTCCCACTCGCCACATGAATGGTCGACTGTTTCCCGTGGACAGCCGGTTGGGCATGAATAATATCCGCCCCGTAAGCTAGACACATCGCTTGAAGTCCTAGACAAACCCCTAAAATCGGAAAATGACTAGCCAATTCTTTGGTGACAGCCACTGTTACGCCTGCATCCTCCGGTCGTCCTGGACCAGGAGAGATGACAATATGTGAAGGATTTAAATCAATAATTTCATCGATGGTGACTTGGTCATTTCGCACAACTTGGATGGCTTCATCCGTATTCTTGCCGATCAATTGGTAGAGATTGTAGGTAAAGCTGTCGTAGTTATCAATCAGTAAAATCATAGTTATGCCTCCTCGTGTCCTAATGCTGTCATCATGGCTTTGGCCTTGTTCTTTGTTTCTAAGTATTCTTTTTCAGGATCTGAATCTGCCACAATCCCAGCGCCAGATTGGACAAAGACTTGGTCATTCTTCAAGACAGCCATCCGGATGCCGATACACATGTCCATGTTTCCGGCAAAGTCGATATAGCCCAAAGCACCGCCATATGGGCCTCGTTTGGTATCTTCAATTTCATCAATCAATTGGCAGGCCCGAATCTTAGGGGCACCGGATAAAGTACCCGCTGGTAGTGCCGATTTTAAGACATCTAAACAAGTTGCGTCTGGTCTGACTTTGGCTGTTACCTTGGATGAAATGTGGCTGACGTGTGAAAACTGCTTGATAGCTCTATATTCACTGACTTCTAGCGTACCGAATTCAGCGACCTTTCCGATATCATTGCGGGCTAAGTCAACAAGCATGTCATGTTCGGCCAACTCTTTTTCATTTTGCAAGAGGCCTTCAACTAATGCTCTATCTTCCGCATCCGTTGCCCCGCGCGGTACAGTACCGGCTAATGGGAAGGATGAAGCGACACCGTTACGAACAGAGACCAGGGTTTCCGGTGATGCACACGCGATTTCTAAGTCATCGAAATGCATGTAGACCATGTAAGGTGACGGATTAATCGTCCGAAGCAGGCGATAAGTTTGTAGTAGTGACCCGGAAAATGGGGCCTTAAACCGGTTGGATACCACCGCTTGGAAGATGTCACCCTCCACAATATGGTGTTGAATTTTCTGAACGATTTGTTCATAGTCCGCTTGACTAAACATGGGTTCAAAGTCACCCACCTCTTGGGCCAAGTCCTCCTCGCGAACAGAATCTGGACGCATAATCAGCTGCTCCATATCCTTCAAGTCTGTAGCCCCTTGGATGTAGTTTTCTTCTAATTTATCGGTTTCAATATTGACGATTAAGACAATCTTTTGGCGGAAGTGATCAAAGGCAATAACCTTATCCATCAACATGAAATGGTAGTCCCGGAAATTTTCTGGGTTATTTTTCGTTAACTGTAGAGATGGTTCCGTATATTTGATGCAGTCATAAGACAAGTAACCAACCAAACCTCCTGTAAAAGGCGGTAAATAATCAATACTTGGGCTCTTATAACGGTCAAGGATATCGTTCAAGGATGCTAGTGGATCATCTGCTTGGAAGCTTTCTTCATGCTTGCCCTCTTGCACGGTTACTTGACCGTCTGTTGAGTAGATCGACAAGTTCGGTTTATAGCCAAGAAAAGAATAACGGCTCCAGTTATCCTTATTCACCACACTCTCCAGTAGGTAAAAGTGGTCGGATTGTTTGCTGATCGTTCTCAGCACTTCGATTGAGGTTGCTACATCGGAAAAAATTTCTAAAGCAATTGGGATAATCGTATGGTCTTTCCCTAACTGTCTCGCCTCTTCTAAACTTGGTTTAATCATTGTCGTACGCTCCTTTTAATTCATTATTGAAATCATAAAATTACGGCTAGTCATGATGATCGGGGCGAAAACAACAGAAAAAGCACCCATCCATGACTAATACAAGTCAAGGACGGGTGCTCTAAAAACATCCGCGGTACCACCTTAAATTTACAGACACTACGCCTGTACGCTCTGCAGGATACTAACATATCCCTCGCAACTGACGTATGCGTCACGTCGCAGAATAATCAGAAGTTTATCTCCAAAAATATACTTCCTTTAACTGCGCCCTCCGTGGTCCATTTGATGCACTGCGTTGTGCGAGGCTCTCAGTAATCCCCACTCCCTGTAACTGCACGTTACAACGTTATCTCCACTTCATTAGTTTAAAGTTGTTATTCGATTAACTAGAGTATAACGGGACAAGCAAAAAGAAGTCAAGGTTTTTATTAACAAAACATTAAAAAATGGATATTTAAATCATCATATCTTAATTATTCATATCAAATGTTCATTGGGTTCTGTTGCAAAGTTTTAAATAAAGAATAAAATCCCTTACGGTATCTATGATTTAAGCTGGGATTCCCAATAATACCTTGATTTCAGTACAGACCGAAAACCCGAAGAGAGTGCCTTCTTTTCGGGTTTTCTTATATAATCCTCGAATGGCTTCCATGCCTTTAATCGTGGTAGAGGCAGTGCGTAAACTTCGATAGAATTTATTGCGTCTCTTTACTGGACGATGGTCTTGTTCAATCAAATTATTCAGGTATTTAATGGTACGATGTTCTGTCCCTTGATAAAAGCCGCCGTATTCTTTTAGTTTCTTAAAGGCACTTGTAATAGAGGGGGCTTTATCTGTGACTACAACCTTCGGTTCATCAAACTGCTTCACTAACCGCTTAAGAAAAGCATAGGCTGCTTGTGTGTCCCGTTTTTTACGTAACCAAATATCCAAGGTTAAACCATCTGCATCGATGGCTCGATACAAATAATGCCATTTTCCTTTAATTTTGATGTACGTTTCATCCATTTTCCATGAATAAAAGGATTTTTTATTTTTCTTTTTCCAAATTTGATAGAGTAGTTTGCCATATTCTTGCACCCAACGATAAATCGTCGTATGAGAAACGTTAATGCCACGATCATATAAGATTTCTTGAACTTCACGATAGCTAAGGTTATAACGAAGATAGTAGCCCACGGCTACAATAATCACATCCTGCTGAAATTGCTTTCCTTTAAAAGGTTTCATCGTCATTCCTCCTGCTATCTTTTTCTATTATTCTACCTTATTTGATAGTAGATTTAAAACTTTGCAACAGAACCCTAAAAACACAAAACCCAGATGTTTGGCCAACTGTAAATACAAGAAATATTCTAGCAACCTCTCCTAGAGGAACGGAAGTAATAATAGGTCAACAAACTATAGTTAAATATTACGGAAATAGTGCTAGAACTAAATTAATTAAAACTATTAATAAAACTTTTTGGATTTGAAGATAAAAAAAGGCTCAAGATATTATCTTGAACCTCTTTTTTTATCTTCAAATATCATAATAAATAAATTTATAGACAATAAAACAAGAAAAACACTCTCAACTTTATAAGAATTATCCCAAAAAATACTAATAATAATAAAAAGTAAAATAAGTATAAAAAATGTGATTTTTGATAAAGATATTTTGTTCATAAAAGACCTCCTACTGTATTTATTTGTATACATAGCTATCAAAATAGGGAATACAAGTTAGTATATAGTATTGGAATTATGCTTGCACAAAATTATTGTATATTTCAACTAAGACAACTTGTCGTCCACGTCTAGCCTGAAAGAGTTCTAAATCCATATCGTCAATTTTCAAATTGATTTCCTCGATAACCTTATTTAATATATTATCTTTTAACCGACCATAGGTGTAACTCTTTGGTGCACCTAGCCATTCCATGAAGTCAGCAGGTGTACCTTGTAAGATAGTTATTTTTTTACCTCTAATTTTGTTAGCTTCACGCATAAGCTTGTAAAGTAAAATTGCTTATTTACTATTGAGCTGACCTGATTTCATCTTCTGCATTCTCGCCACTACAAATGACATATAAACACTCCTAACTTCGGTACAGCTTCCATGTAAAGTATAAACCCACTATACTTTACATGGTAAAGTGTGGGCTCTCCGAGGGGTCTGCCGACGGCTCATTCGGCTCTATTGAGCCGAGTATCAGCGCACCCTTATGGTGCAATTAGCTGATACCTATTTGACGTTTTGTTCCCCTACCAATTCGTAGGGTTCCCAAACTCAAACCAAAATAAAAAAGCCTAAGAAATTTACCCTTTGGCTTTTTTAAAAAAATTAATATCCTAAAGTTGTTCCGCCAGCAGTTACTGAAAACACAGTTCCTGTAGCCCCTTTAGGAGTATAAATTTGAGTATAACCTTTAAACTTAAAATATCTACTTCCACCGCTATAGTTAATAAAAGTTGTTACTGTAGCTTTAGAAGAATTAGGCTTAGAATTTCCTGATCCAGTACGTACAACAGTACCACTGGTAGCTGTAGTCCTTATATCAACATTAGTCATTGGACCTGAATAAGAAGTGACTATATAAGTCGTTTTAGCTCTATTTGAAGCTTCTCTTTTTGTACTCCCTGTAACTGTAGCTATAACTGCATTAACAGACATTTGCCCCTCTAATGGAGATTCAGTGACATATTCCTGAAAAAATACATCTTCTTCAGTATACCCATTATCTATAAATATTTTTTTATCTTCTTCTGAAA from Aerococcus urinaeequi includes:
- the trpD gene encoding anthranilate phosphoribosyltransferase — translated: MINKAINELFLGNDLSKETAGQVMSQMMEGEATDSQMGAYLAALRMKGETIDEITASAEVMRDKGLKLSAKKDVLDIVGTGGDELNSFNISTISSFVVAAAGVAVAKHGNRSVSSKCGSADVLEALGANIFLTADQSAQILEETDFCFMIAQTYHSAMKHVAPVRKQLGARTMFNILGPLANPAGATKQLLGVYDEKLVEPLAQVLNQLNVKRAMVVHGHDGLDEITITDTTTICEVNDGKVTSYFITPEQFGLERGQLSELIGGDPEENAQIALDILNGEKSARRNIVVMNAACCLYMGKDELSLRDCVRLAEEMLDSGKAKAKLDEFIAATNRVGQEVYA
- a CDS encoding anthranilate synthase component II, with the translated sequence MILLIDNYDSFTYNLYQLIGKNTDEAIQVVRNDQVTIDEIIDLNPSHIVISPGPGRPEDAGVTVAVTKELASHFPILGVCLGLQAMCLAYGADIIHAQPAVHGKQSTIHVASGSEIFRGLPPVVPVARYHSLIADRQTLPDELLVIAESDKGEVMAVRHREYPMFGVQFHPESILTPSGETMIQNFLKVGGNTHD
- a CDS encoding anthranilate synthase component I family protein, whose amino-acid sequence is MIKPSLEEARQLGKDHTIIPIALEIFSDVATSIEVLRTISKQSDHFYLLESVVNKDNWSRYSFLGYKPNLSIYSTDGQVTVQEGKHEESFQADDPLASLNDILDRYKSPSIDYLPPFTGGLVGYLSYDCIKYTEPSLQLTKNNPENFRDYHFMLMDKVIAFDHFRQKIVLIVNIETDKLEENYIQGATDLKDMEQLIMRPDSVREEDLAQEVGDFEPMFSQADYEQIVQKIQHHIVEGDIFQAVVSNRFKAPFSGSLLQTYRLLRTINPSPYMVYMHFDDLEIACASPETLVSVRNGVASSFPLAGTVPRGATDAEDRALVEGLLQNEKELAEHDMLVDLARNDIGKVAEFGTLEVSEYRAIKQFSHVSHISSKVTAKVRPDATCLDVLKSALPAGTLSGAPKIRACQLIDEIEDTKRGPYGGALGYIDFAGNMDMCIGIRMAVLKNDQVFVQSGAGIVADSDPEKEYLETKNKAKAMMTALGHEEA
- a CDS encoding IS6-like element IS1216 family transposase translates to MKPFKGKQFQQDVIIVAVGYYLRYNLSYREVQEILYDRGINVSHTTIYRWVQEYGKLLYQIWKKKNKKSFYSWKMDETYIKIKGKWHYLYRAIDADGLTLDIWLRKKRDTQAAYAFLKRLVKQFDEPKVVVTDKAPSITSAFKKLKEYGGFYQGTEHRTIKYLNNLIEQDHRPVKRRNKFYRSLRTASTTIKGMEAIRGLYKKTRKEGTLFGFSVCTEIKVLLGIPA